TTTCAAGTATTTTTCTTCCAAAATATGCTATTATAACCGCCTGTCCTTAAAACACTGCAGATCTACATAACAGAAATCATGTGCTTATGAAGCTTGTTTTAGTAATCAATCTGGAAGTAAAAGATAACCACGAGGAGGCAGCTACAGGTGGCCGCCTTGCTTTACAATTATGCCAAGAGGTACTCATACTTTTCTAGTCTGCTCGATAAAATTGCATACTTTTTCTATTTTCTAGTCTACTGAATGTTCGACTGCTTATCAGTAACACAACCATACATAATATGCAGTTTGAGATGACTGAAAATTGGGAGGATTGCGTGGACGAGATCATCATAAATTTCGAGAGGCAAAATCACAGGAAACTGCTGTACACCATCTCTTATTACTGATGCTTGCATTTGATATGTTGTCAAGTTCGATGAGGTCGAATTCGAATTTAATATATTTCGAGCCGACTCGAAAAGCTCACAAACAAGCTCAGTTTGTTTACATCCCtaattgtaataataataacagtattatgaaattatttgacGATCTTTTTCACTTGTCAATAATTTCGATTCCCTAAAAAAAAGTAGTTATTCAGCTCGATGGAATTTAATCGATGCGTGTTTTTAAATGAATTGGGAGAGCTAACATGTGAATCCAAGTGGACTGACGTTGTTCATATGTATGTCAAATAGAAAATAACAAATTGTCAATAGAAAAATTGatgatcatttttttaaaaaattaaaacaatccatcattttttttacattatttaatttattttcaatttaattgtgtttttaCCACTGTGAAGTATCAAAAGTTCTTCAAACTGTACAAGTACAAAGCAACTCAAACACACACGTTGATCGCCTTTACAGAGACAATTTTTGCAACGAAAGCAAATATATTACTGTCTAATTAGTTGTATAAACTTACTCTATATTCCTATAATTAtagacatttttttaaaaaaaagtatcaCATTTTTGTAGACTTTCATGCTCAactatttaatgaatttttacaaaataattttttttttttgaaatttttacaaattatggagaaaatgtatatgaaaaatcatataataatcTAGATTAACTTAAAATGGACTTGTTATACAGCCCAAAGGTATGGGCTTATAGTTAATACCATCTATTGGGCCTTGTTAACAGGCTTgtgttatttcaaaatttaaagttTGTATATTTATCCGTACGATTTTGGGGGCTCTTGTCTAATTATTAAAGCATAATTAATTCGTCACCTAAGTCATTTAAtatgatcaattaattattcgaaatgatttttaattatataataataatataacagTCCAAAGTTACTTAGTTCTTCAAGCACAAGCGACATCGTCGAGTATAGCTTGTACTTGCTTCtaaagattaaattttttaccataaaattatttaattttagtttcACAATAAAATCggtttaaatgaaaaaaactaatcaaaaaaatatttaatttaaaataagaaatttatgACATTTCTTAATTTCAAAGATCACAAATAGAGTTCTCAAAACGAGTTAGGCTTGTGGTATTGGTTTATCATGTCGCATAAAATATGTAAGTTGAGTTGATAATATCTAAATCTCTCAAAAAATACGGTTCGGTCCGTCACGCACCATCTAATAGTGAGTTGATGGGTTGTCGCCCAACTCGACTCatctataaaataaataagttgAGTTAATAATTTTGTGATCGGTCAAGATGAGAGTCGACTCATCCTAGAGGTgtcaaaatgcaacacgactcgtcaacccgacacgacccaacacgaaaaaaatcaagttcgGGTTgaggtttttcgggttcgggttgagtgAGTTCGGGTTAGTGCCGGGTTAGatgggtttcgggttgggtcgcgggttgacccgaaattttttttttgttgaaaatattacctatatttttatatattgtatgtttgaacaaaatttattatatatttatatgttaaatttttattatttaatatttattttgtatattttttatttttttaacaattgtttatttgatttagcaaatatatttttaattttttataattaaattttcaaatttaaattggaaattttgttattatgtgtataaattaaaatattattatttttttgaatttttttcatttatttttttttaaaaaataaataaataaatttcgggttatgcgggttagacgggttcgtgttcgggttgggggttttcgggttgcttcgggttcgggttgaaaaaaaaatcgcGGGTTGACCgaaacccgacccgattgacaccctgGTCTCATCACTTGTCCGATTTTAACCGTACTAATCCCAAAAGTAAGTGATAaaaactagattttgaatttgaaatctaaTTGTAAGCAACTCTTCCGATTTATACTATAGTAGGGTCTAAGCATAATTAAATGAACTTTACAGGATGGTTTTGTAATTTCAAGAAGTTGTGGCATCGAACGACCAACCTATAAGCTAGAATCTTCTTCACCTTGCCGATTAAGcaaaatcaatacaaaaaaGAAGAGGAAAACAGTGTGATATTAAACCACTTTCACCCAACAAACGAAGGAAAATTCCAAAGTTCTCTGAATACGAAGGAATCTGGAGATTGAAATCACTGAATCGAAGAAGAAATGGCGTTGCAATGGGTGATTCTAGCGTACGTGGTAGCTGCTGAGGCGCTCGTTGCGGTTATCCTGACATTACCGTCGCCGAAGGCTATAAAATCACGTATCGTATCGTTAATCTCGCTTGTTCTTCAGCCATCACTGTTTATTGTTCCTTTCGCTGCTTTTCAGCTTCTAGGTATGCTGTTTTCTTCTCGTTTTTGGCCTTTAGTTTGGATTCGGTTTGTATGGATCGAATTTAAGTTTTTTGAGCTCCGATGGTGGTAATTTAAAGCAgattatttgaaaatgttttgattgatgCTAGATATATACTGGAAGAACGAGCATCGATTGATGTGTACAGGGGAGGTTTGCACTGCTGCTGAGAGGGATCGCTATGAGAAATCGgtaacttatttatttttttctcgtTCTCAGGGTCGTATTGttaatgattttgatttttttggtggTTAATTTATCTTCTTTCGAAGATCATTAGAGGAATTGT
This sequence is a window from Primulina huaijiensis isolate GDHJ02 chromosome 13, ASM1229523v2, whole genome shotgun sequence. Protein-coding genes within it:
- the LOC140991433 gene encoding uncharacterized protein: MALQWVILAYVVAAEALVAVILTLPSPKAIKSRIVSLISLVLQPSLFIVPFAAFQLLDIYWKNEHRLMCTGEVCTAAERDRYEKSIYKAQRNAVLCVGACLLYWCIFRICKYYREIQSMEEVEKRYKDQ